The genomic interval GGGAAACGTCTTAATTACTTTGTGTTTCACTTTCATTCccttcaactttttttctttatttcttcatgGTAGAGTACAACTTGAATATCTGCATGCGGAGTTGAATGCACCCTCCCAATTCAAGGCAAGTCCTCAATAAATTAGTCCAGAAAAAAAGCATCAAATTCCTACAGGTGTATATGCGGTGTGAGATCATTTGCGCCGAAAATTCCCATGGTTTGTGTTGAAACTCAGTCGTTAGCGCTGACGACAAATCAGCATCGCAAACTTCAGTGCTTAGTGGAAGGATCATGAATGGTGAATCCGATAAATGTTTTTAAGCTATGAATTGAGGATCATGGAAGGAGCACAACACACGGACTGCATCTTATGAACAGGGTATAAAATATAGGTCGGGGTTCTACCCATGGTCCCTCGCGTTCAGGTTCCTTCGTGAAGAGCTTTAGGTGGAGTTAGGGAACACAAAGCGAGCATAAATCGGCTAGGTTGAAAGGTTCTGTAAAGGGAACGATGACTTATTATAAATAGTTGGTAATTTTGTGCCTGTCAGGTGTTGTTGGACTGTCATAAATGGGTTGATTGGGTTAAATTAGCTTCTTTGCtgcagtttttttctcttttcatcaaTAATTCCCTGAGTCTGAAAAATCACATCTTGATGTATTGAGCCGGCTGCAATTTGAATTCCAGCAGTGCGTTGGCAGTTCTGTCTTAAATGCCtgataaagttttgattttgacaattAGAGGTAATTCTAACCTTTTTTCAAcatgcaggtaatttagtgttaacaactgggttgaaaacgtaaattagccaccgtaaagggtaaaaaagctgacgtttcgagcgttagcccttcgtcagagcgattagctctaatcgctctgacgaagggctaacgctcgaaacgtcagcttttttaccctttacggtggctaatttacgttttcaacccagttgttaacactaaattacctgctatactctcccaccgacgcagcaccacagtttctttagaaacttaccccttttttCAACATGGCCTTGCTATCACAGGCTCGTTTAAATGAGATGATGTCACAGATCCGCTTACGGCAGAGTCAAGTTGGAGAGAGACTGGCGCGAGCGGACGGCAGATATGTAGTGGAAGGCGCTATTCAGGACCAACTTAAACAAGTGAGAGAGATCAACACCAATATTTCCTTAATGTTGAAATAATCAAAATCGCGAACCCgtcaaataacatatatttatgtaGGACttcaaacataaacaaactCAAATAAGGCGAATGATTGTCTCTGAGTGCATGATAAAGTAAGGACcccaagaggaaaaaaaatactgcgCTGCACGCTTTCACCAGCCTGTTCCAGGCGTACGGTTGGTAATCCATATAGCTCTCTCTGCGTCATCCTATATTACACCAGAGAGGGGTAGAAGGGAGAATGGTCATTATGGAAAATCATTTTACTCCACTCGACTTGACGATGTctatattttttctctttctactCTCTACTTCGCTGTACGTTGCCTTTTCACTCAACCCTAAACTGTACTTTTTCTACCATATTCTGCTTTACTCTCCCCTTTTGATGCTCCCCTTTCTACTCTGCTCAGTCATTGTATATGCTTTACTGTATTCTGTTTTATTGCTCTCTAATAATAAAATATACTGCATATTTCAGGGATTGTCCAGTTGGCAATCCCATTTGCACACAATATCAATCCTGAGTCTTGCTCTCAAAACTATTAGAGTAAGAAAACATTTCGTGTGAAGCGTAGGTCGCTGCGGTTAATGATGCTGTTAGGTTGAACGCGAAATAGTGACTTAACCAATCTCCTTACCAAAGGCACTTACTGGGTAAGTGTTGCTCAATACCCACCCCGCTACATTAAGTTTGATTTCGTAATGCTAAAAAAAACCTAAAGAATGGATAAAACTCTCAAGGTGATAATTGTGCCTTGCGGGATTTCAAATGTGAGTAGGAAAACAATTATAAAGAGGTCATGAGATTGCTAGcaataatttcagttttaattgttatttaacAAGATGATTGCAACTGTTGTGTCATTGATATCACTAAGCTGGAGTTCTATTTAAGAGCTTTGTTTTGTTACCATCTGACTAAAGTTGCTGCTTATTCCTTAGTACAGCAGAAGGTAATGTCGTGTTTGAATTAACTTAAACTTCACATTTTAAAAGTCAAAGTTCTGGGCTAGATGTGCTGGTGTTGTAGTAATTCTGTTAAAAAGTGTTTGTGAACTCGTGTCGTTTATTGCAGCATCTTGAGCGTCAACAGTTAGGCCTGATGCACCTTATAACCATCATAAAAGATGATCTTCAGGAGTTGGCCACCATAGAACGAGGACTCAGTGAGCTTCCTTCAACAAGGACATGATCAACACTGTTCACTTAGTGACCTTCGGGACTCGCTGACGACCTTCCTTCAACAAGCACATAATAGACAGTGTTGACTGCTCTTGTGATAAGAGTACGTTATCACAGAGAATTTCACATTCCTATACATGTTTTGTCCTCTTTGACGTAAACTATATGTGCTCCTTAGGCTATACAGCGTCGTTAGGTCAATAGTTTGGGCAAAGGCAATTAGTAGGTATATTGTATTAAGCTGCCAATATCTCTAATTCCTTAGGCTTTACTAATTGTCTGTGAGTTTATACTCGTATTGTGCCATCTTTTGTAGAACAAAAACCTTGCTGCTTAAACTTTAAGATTTGTACTCATATCCTTCAAAACGCTGCCGTATCATACAGTAGAGTGTTTAGGAAAGTGCTTCTCTCACAATCACTCTCttagtttcttcaattttcttgtgACAGCAGCAGCGTAAAGTTGTTGCTGCAGGCGCCTGTCGTCTAGTCTGTTCTTGACCCTTTTGACATCGTACAAATAAAGCGATCAACTGCGTGAATATGTTTATGACCAAGAGTAACTTCAAGGTCTACTGGCACCACAAGGCACTAATCTAAAGTGCtggcttttattttcattagtgCTTTTGAGCTAATACAGCGCATATCTTGTTGATAAATACTCATTTCTCTGTCAGCCCAAGGAACATTGGCCAATTGAACATAGTTATTCTCACGTAAATTTCCAAACTGCTTTAGTTCTTTCATCAATAGttgaaagtttcaaattccTCTAATCTGTAGTTTGTATATTCACTACAGATTGGATAAATTACAACTCAAATAGTCGCTGTTTAGCGACTGCAATGGCTAGAGTCCCTTCTTCTTTTGATTCAAAGTTTCTTCTTGAGTGAAAGATATTATATATGCCAGCTTTATACCAAGTGCCCTTAGTCTACATTTGGCCAGAAGTTGTAGGATATAAAATCAGAACTAATGAGGAGAAcacagctttcttttctttggaaACAATTGATTCAGCCGGGTTATGCAAGCGGCGATGCATAGTCAGTTCAAGAAGAAAAGGCTATTGTGTGGTCGGTAGACAATGCTGAAGGCAAGGCCATCTATTTTTACTAACACACAACAGCTActatttgtttaatgatttcTATAGTAAATTGAAGAGAAAATACGATATACTGGAATTATTTCGAGAGTGAAAGTTCAATAAACACAGACAAGTATGTTTATGCAGTTCTGAAGTATTGTTTTGACGTTTGAACCGTAAGTCATTCCATGAACAACTGCCGACTAGTTTTTCTGTTGAGCTGAATTCTCAAAGCAACCCTCGTTGACTTGTTGCGATTTTTCTCAGCTGTAATGAAGGTAACTTGTACGTTTTTGTTAGAGAATGAAAACCTTTTATTCCGTTCCGCAAGGAAAGGAAGGCTCTATTTTTATACCACTTCCCACGCAATTGTTGTAAccgtttaacttttttttcatgtttcaatATTAGTTTAGTCACCAATAAGACGTCAAACGTTAAGCCTCCTAAGTCAACAATTTACTCTTCATTCTCAAgtacaaatatttttaacaatgtgggaacttaaatttttttttggcaaactGACTTGGACAACATAGTGAAGTGCTTAGTGGAATTATTGGACAATACCAGAAGGAATATGAGCTGTTAGTCGTAGTACGTGATGGCGGAACACTCTTTTTTGCAGGgtttaaatttattgaattcaTGCTTACAGAAGCGTGATATAATAAGTCtgaaattaatgcaaatttcTGGAGAAATAGACGTCGGCTCACTGCCTGAccggaaataaataaaattgtctTTGAACAGTAGCAGCCGCTCCAGGCTAGTTATCGGTCATACTTTTTATAGGTTACACTGTTCCATTTATAGCTCCTCTTTACTCTTCGTCTACAGATAATTTTCGTACACTGACTGGAGATTTGTGTGGTACAATCGATCTTTAACTAGCGTGTTACACCACCCGAGCAAGACTGACTATTCTGAAAAAATGTCTGACTTTGTCAATCTTTTGATTAACCGCTGCGAATCTGCCTCGGGTCACAATAATACTCTACTTCAATTTATTCACTATATTCCGATATCGTGTTAGGGTGCGAAACACCTTTTATCAATATAAATATGTTCTTTGACACTTAATTTGTTCTCTGTGCTTTCACTTTAAATCGACTGACATTTACAGACGAGGTTTATTGGTAAACTATAACTCTGTTAGCGACAGCCACACGTCGATGCAACCATACCAGGGTATTCCTTTAGCACAATGCTTCCATCCAGCTCAAAATACATCAAACTCATAGAGTTTAAACTTGTGGGTACACAGCATGCTGCAGGAATGTTCTTATTTAATCGATGGTGAAGGAGGTTTTGTATTATGGCGTGGTTTGATGGATCGTAATATTTATCGATGACTTCTGGACATGTACCCATGCAGTAATAAGCGCTGAATCCTCGAGGTGCTATAATCCATTTGTCCCAGTTTAAGTCACGAAATTTCACAAACAGTTTGTGTCTCGCACAGCTAACGTCTCCCACAGATCTGCGTCTTCTGTTCATTATGCCAGAAGTGTCTTGCTTGTTTTTGCCTTTACCTTTGTTGTGTTTATCTTCGCCGTTATGCCTTGTTTCGTTCGGAATCTCACTAAAAGGTCCCAACGATTTGTCTTGCTTTTTGTCCTTATCATCTCCGTAAATGACCAAGATCGGCTCTTTCCTACCACCAGTTGCTATGAAGAAATCCGAAGTTGGAATTCCAATTCCTTTGACTGAGATCCACAAACCGAAATTTCGTGATGGCCAAGAACTCCAAAACGACACAGCTGAGGTAACATTTAACACGACCCAGCCGCCAACTCGACGACATTTAACATGTTTGGTAGCCACTGTAGTCAACTTTTTCTTCCAGCTTGTGTTACCCTCTACAGGTCGGCGATTCAAACGATACACTGTCACCTTAAAATGACCATGAGTGTTCTCCAGCTTAGAACGTCTCTTAAATAATCTCAGCTCTGCTTTCTCTATTTGTTCATTGGGTTTAAGCGACGATAAGTTGAAGTACAAGCGACTCTTGTCCTCGCTGACGCTCGTGTCTGCAGTGATAAATAACGAGGTTAACAACGTTACAAATTACCATATTATATTCATGTAGCTCGATAATCTACTCATGTAGGTTTCTTCAGTGCAAACTGCTTGTATTACCGAGGATAATTACGTACCTCTGAAGAAAGTTCGTATGGTTTTCCCAGGAGCAGATTTGCCAAACTTGGTGAAGCCCGTTGTATGAGCTTGTTCCTTGTACAAGTCCATCACATATTTCGGTACTTGAGACCTACTTCTTGCCACGCTCGGCTTTTCCTTTATCTCTAACAAGTTTAGTAAATCACCTTGGAGGTTTGTAATCTCTGCTCCGTTCTGTAGTGATACTGGCGTGAAGCACaccaaaagtaaaataaagttgagCGAATTCATTTGAGTACTCTGCGGGATATCCGTGGTCCTAGCTGGCTGTTGCAGTCATGGGCTAATCATCAGTCCGGTGTGGCTAGAATGAATGTTGCACTGATTACTGAAGTATCCAAGTGGTTCATTTGTGACTATATAGCCGCCCACTATATTGTTCACGTGCACGCCCGACATTAGCCAACAGTGCAACCAGCCACGCCGGAATTATCGTTAACAACCGACTTCAAAATAACACTCTAAAAATATTCAGTAGTGCCCAGGAAACAAACTAATATTTGGTGAGTTtccaaaaaccgaaaaaccatACATAAAAGGGTTTTTTCCGATTATGGTGTTTGCTAAATTCGTATCGATTACTGTGTGCAATAAACCGATGAAATTGTGGTCACACATCGTTGagagttgttaaaaaaattgtgcatgCTGACTTGTGACATTGCGGTCATTTTGCGGCTGATTGGAGAGTAGTTGAACAGAAGCCACTTCACAATGATGACATTCGTTTAGAAGTTCTCTTAATTAAACGGTAACAACTTACAAACTTAACTGAATAAATCACAGATTCGCTAAACCTAAAAGTGTAGAATAAATCTACATTTAGTTCAAAAGCGCAACCAAGTTGTTGGTTAAAGCCTCTTTTGTTAACACATCGAATGTCTGGGGTGACATTATTGTGATAGGGTTCTCAAACAAAATAGGAAGGCGTGATCAAAGGATAACGTTGGCTGGATGTGTGCTtcacttggttttttttagtttaacgAGAAATTACTGAAAAGCCTCCACCGAACTGGAGCACAAATTACCATATGGCAGGCGACATGAAGCAGTGATTTCGTATTGTGATTGTGTAGTTTAATTATTTATGCTAGTTTCATAACAGCAACCCCTTGGCGCGGTGTGGCGGTAACTTCATATCAGTCCTGCAGACAGCCAAATAGCCCAGAACGATATGAAACTGCAGTCAGACACAAATGAATTCTCTTGGAGTACCAGTCATTCCACACTTCATCGTTTGCTTTCTCATATATGGAAGCAGAAAACAACAAAAGGAGTATTGAACAAATTTATCCGAGCGTGGCCAATACTTTAGTGATGTCAGATCAGATATATTTTACTCAGTTATGTAAGTGATCCTTGTTGTTACATCCAATCTACAAGATTAAACTTTGTATGATCGCTGCCGTTTATTTTAGATGAATTTTGTTACATATCGACACCCACAGTTCTTCCGAGAAATCATAATTTCTTCTTTGTAACTCTTGTCTAAAGtgtccaaagaaaaaaaaccaaaacagttgtCTATCTTGTGGCACGGGTGagaaagtttcaaaagaaaagattctGTTATGTCTCTACCATAGTAGGCAgtgttttgtaattttatttgtttataggTTGTTTTACGTTTTTCCTTCCGTTAGGATGGGGAGTGAGCCATTTCAACGTAATAACATTTCCCTTCACTGGAGGTGTTCGAGGAAAGCTATTGTTATTCAATAAGACCACACTACGTGAGTgggtttgacattttttcatgaCTAAAGTCACAAGGTGTGGATATTATTTTTGGAGTACTGATAACCAGATACTAGTGCAGTCTTTGTTTttcgaagaaaacaaaatccaaCACCATGGtgcaatatttcaaatttttgtgcAGAGCACTGAGTTTGGTGAATATCGTCGTTGGTTTGTTTTGGCGAGTGTTGTCGTAACTAAGTCAATGAATCTTATAGAGATTTGTAGCAGACACCGCGCCTCACCGAGTCAAACGGACGTTTCTAgtatatggaaaaaaataagaagaagCTAATATCAAACTAAATTTTCGACAtttttaaactcaaaattttatcattttcaagCGTTGATGTCTGTTAGATATTCAAAGGGATGGAGTCCTAGTGACTAAGAATTCAAAGTGTCCATAACCAGCTTGGATCGTGAAAAGcttttattctgtttacaaCAGTCAACTTTTATCATTAAGAATTGCCTGAATTAATAAAcgctgaattttttcatttctccttgATGCCTCCAGGTTATAAACCAGCTGTCATGCCAACAACTGATCAGTCTCTCCACTAAATCATTTTCCTACTTTTTATGCTGTTGAAAACTGGTGTCTCTTGTTAGTAAAACAAGGATCATGTTTGTGTCAATTTATCCTAAACCGAAATGCTGTAGACGTTCCAAACTTAACGGCCGACAAAGGTTTCTATTTTTGTTCGCCACTAAATTTAGCACATCTTAGCGATTTCCTTTATATTTAGCAATAAACTTTAATAAGCAAAGATCTTTCTGGAAagtaactaatttttttacGCCTACTAAATTCATCAACTAAAAGGGCTCTTCCCAGGCCAGatgttttcaggaaaaatgaAGTTATGTATCAAgataagtttgctttttttttaacaaatttggaaataatttattAGTGGTATGCCTAAAGCCAAAGGCAGTTGACGACATCGACGGAACACGCCCATTAGGAGTCAATAGGTAAACAGAACTAAGACACAATTCGAAAGAAACTTTTGGCCAGTTATTTCGTCTAATCAAGCTGCCTATTTCAGACTCCTTGTAGACATCGAGGTTTCTTTATACGCAGTGAGttgtttgaagaaatttttttaatcaagtgTTCGCAATAAGCTTTCTTGACGTTGTCTACTGATAAAATCAACGTTCAGATAAAAAGTTCGGCTGAgttgaaaatggttttgagCACGGACAAATGCTTGACTTAATGTTATGCATATATTTTATTATCAGTGTCTGCTGGCATGAgaacatgagaataaagacaactGACGGACATGGCCTGCAGTAATTTTTGCGACACGAATTAGGAAAATTCAATCCTCAGCGGTTTCAAATCCTGGTGTTTTGCCGTCTCACAAGATTTCTGCGTGTCACGCGGTTCACTAGTTCTGTGACTGAACGATTTTGGCATCAACGTACACTTAAAACATATCGGTTCACGTAACTAAACAACAATGTTGTAACTAAATggttgttttaaaaattgaatagCTTTTTAAACAACGAAGAATACTGGGTTCAGAAAAAGTTGGAAATGTTGTTTATCAGTTTATAGAGGCTGTCTATCCTTGACCATTGTCCATCGTGTGACAGTTAACTAGCCAATCACATTGAATTACATAAAGTAAATCTTGCATATTAAGTATTTTCCTTCGAGATGATGATTCTATCTCTAAATTTCTATTTCTCGCTAAGAAcccgaaaaacaaaaaaccaagaTTGACAATATTAACATTGTGAGGATCTTGCTGACCAAATTAGTTACACTTAGTTGGagatttaaagagaaaatagcGTTTAAAGACTGTTGCataacaatgaaacaaacagaaaagttGGAGAAaaaagggcgtacccaaggtaccgcccgTTTCCATAAATTACGAGCTGTGTGGTGTCCAAAAACATTCTCTAATTATAAATCAGTACGGAGAGTGGGAAGTAAAAGTtgtcaaaagaaaaggtgataACGATGCtagaattaaaaagatatagGGATTCCTTTCCTGATCATGAATTCGACATTAGGTTAACCCTAAAGGAGACCAGTAGGGATCAAAGTATAATAAGGGTAATTTTCAGGGAATTCCTGCATTGAAATCAAATTTGACCTTAACCTTCTCCACCATTAAGCGGATTGATATAATTTTAGTAAGTCCAACTGGAATATAAGTTACCAAGAGAATATTCTTGAACTTACCGATAGAACTTGTTACCATGGAAAGTGATCACCAGTTTTCACGCCAAATTCACAATAGGAGAATGTTAGTCTTGATCAAGTATTTTCTCGATACGAGAAAAGTTAGCAATTAATCTAAGTTGCAAAATAAGGTCGAAAAGAGAATAAGAGATGCAGCGGAAACGGTCATAGGCTGTGTATTTTTGTTCTCGAAAGCTGGCAAATATTGAGTCCGAGTGCCACATAATAAACTAGTTGCTTACCAACCTTACTTGCTCGAGCCGTAGCAGGGAATATTGGTCTTCGGTCGCTTTTCTACGGGCTTTACTACGTTCGATCCGCACTGCCACGACTTCAGTGCGACCCTTGCGTTCTGTTAGTAAGAGTTAATATTCTCGGTTCTAACTTTCTGATCAATGTCCTAGCGGGCTCAAAACCGAGAATCAGCCGTAGGCCCACATGCTAAGACACTGTCACGTAAATTCTATTTGAGAGCGGCTTGGCTCTTTCAAAGTACAGTCCGGTGGGTATCCTTTGGTTGACTTGGTTCAACGTGTGGATCTGCGGCTCGTCAACGAAAGAGGCTCTCAGTGGAGTTAAACCGTCAATTCTCAGAATTGCCTTAAATGTAACCGTTAGTCGTCAAAAAGGAGAGATTTCACCGTTAACCGTGAAAAACGCAGCTCAATATTGATTGACAAACGCTTTAAAGATTGGGAGCACTTTTTATGACAGATACCACAACGGGTTGTGTTGAACTAGTAACTGGGCTCTCCTTGAGTGTTTTGCAGCATGCTATGTACTTTTAGAGCATCTCTCGGAGTTTCATAAAGCGAGTCGCAAAGTGGGAAACGAAGCACCACTCTCACCCTGCCTCTTATTACCCAGTATCCCAGCTAAGTATGCTGGCCTTTCCAGCAATTTGATTCTATGGAACTTCACTATCAGCTACAATTTCCCAAGAAAGGGAAGTTGTCTGAAGCCGGTCGCCTTTGCATTTTTAGCGATGTCATCAGTACGGGCGACGAAAACCCAAGGAAGGCATTACTGTTGAGTGAACTGGTAGAGAACTTACGCGATAGCAAAAATGATCTCAAATGTGGTGGTGTTTTAGATCACCATATAGTGCAGGTGCAGACAACCATTATTGTTCACAGCACATGCCAATATTTGAACATGAACGAATAACGAGCGAAAACCAAAAAGGGGATAAAGGGAGAAAAAGAGGGAGGAAAGAGTGGAAAATAGACTATGTTTCGCACAGGCTTTGCTCTGCCCGCGTTAGGATTGGGTTCTTTTATACttagaaaatgaattttcccATGCTATGGTATATTCAAGGCGAGAAGAATAAGGACTGCAAGGTTCTGCTCATGTTGTAGGTCttgtttcaaacaaaaattagttATTGCTGTAGGTCTTATAATTACGCTTCACAAcactttttcagaaaaagatTGAATAGGTCTAAATACAACTTATcattcaatttgaaaaatgaatgagTAAGTATCAATTCTAACTCAAGGAAGAAATATATTCTTATAAACTGTCAACAGTCAAAGGCTCTAAAATTTGACCCGTCATCAACTGTCAAAATAGTACAAAATAAGCCCGACAACCATCGAAGGTATCCTATTTGAAACCCTCTTTAAAGGTTTCTTACAGATCAGCATGAACTGAATCACAACTTTATTAATCACATTGTTCATAGTTTGTTGAAGCCAGTCAGATGAGACAACCATTAGTCTTGAATTAATCAGTGACACTCTCCTCCATACATAAACATATTCATTTTACCGCACTGCCCGAGATTGCCAGTCAAAACGGGCCAAAACAGAATAAGAATCTCTTTCATAACTGGTGTTACTAAATCATTGATTCAAGCTTTCAAGCTCCATACGATTCAATCAATGATTCTCTGTCGTATCGTGTACGCGGAAAGTTTACGTCAGAATCGGCTGTCTTGCTCCGTTTATTTCCTTGATCATCAGTAAAATGAACCTGGCTACGTTGGTCTATCTTGTGGTTGGTGATTGACGAACTGTTTTATCCCTACCGAACGATTTTGAGTTATATATATTGGGTTTTACATCACTATTAACAATGGCAGTTCCTTGTCCCTTCCTTGGTCTTTCTTTGAGCTCATGAACTCTGAATTGATGATCGCTCTTTATCTGTTACTcgaccaaaaaaaagaaacaattgctTGCAGCTCGATAAACCTTGTTAGGAATGCAAAAGCACCAAAGAAGAATTTAGATTTAAGATTCATGTCCAATAACCAAACAACTTTAATTGAAGACGTGATAAGATTCTCAAATTTCCCCCAACGGTTTCTTTGTTTCATCAGGGAAGACTGTGGATGCTACCACTTTAAAAATGCACAGTCAACTCTTTCGTATGCAGACATCCAAGGGAATTGGAAGAAGTGCCCGTCAGTGGAATTGTCCCACGGACTAATGAAGATTTGACAAAACCGAGCCCCAGTATTCTGTTGCTCTGTCAAAGGTCATATTTTCGTTGATTTGCAAATtcaggacaatttttttttggccaagAGTCCATGAGGTGTCCGCTTACGAGAGAgcgtaaacaaacaaattttcagtttgaaaagttTTCGCGACCGCCTACGAGACTGTCGGCACGGGAATCTGTAAATACAGAGGAATACAAGGAATCTGTAAATACAGAGTTTAACAGGGAAGTAAAAATGGGAATTGAAAAAATGTCCATAAGTAGAACTTTTCGCTTACGAGAGCGGCCGATAGCGGGGAGTTGACTTGATTCAAATCAATCCAACATCAGGGGGCCACCTGTTACGTAATTTTCAAATGACAAAGAAATCACGAATATTGGCAAAACGACTTTGAAATTCTCGTGACGAAAGTGCTTACAGGTCACTCAATGGTATTCTTACGTGTTAAGACGatcgaaataaaaattaaaaaactaaatCCTGTATCATAAACGACCCATTCAACTACTCATCAGTAACATTTTCGTCCTTATAAAGGACGTGAATTTCGCAAATCCGTGAGTCGTAGTGTCACAGTGGCTTCTATTCCTTTTGTTGCAAATCACCACAAA from Pocillopora verrucosa isolate sample1 chromosome 14, ASM3666991v2, whole genome shotgun sequence carries:
- the LOC131787692 gene encoding protein decapentaplegic-like → MNSLNFILLLVCFTPVSLQNGAEITNLQGDLLNLLEIKEKPSVARSRSQVPKYVMDLYKEQAHTTGFTKFGKSAPGKTIRTFFRDTSVSEDKSRLYFNLSSLKPNEQIEKAELRLFKRRSKLENTHGHFKVTVYRLNRRPVEGNTSWKKKLTTVATKHVKCRRVGGWVVLNVTSAVSFWSSWPSRNFGLWISVKGIGIPTSDFFIATGGRKEPILVIYGDDKDKKQDKSLGPFSEIPNETRHNGEDKHNKGKGKNKQDTSGIMNRRRRSVGDVSCARHKLFVKFRDLNWDKWIIAPRGFSAYYCMGTCPEVIDKYYDPSNHAIIQNLLHHRLNKNIPAACCVPTSLNSMSLMYFELDGSIVLKEYPGMVASTCGCR